Proteins encoded within one genomic window of Zootoca vivipara chromosome 12, rZooViv1.1, whole genome shotgun sequence:
- the CLEC3B gene encoding tetranectin, which produces MELRGVCLLVCLFSVVQLTTQQNIRPKKKPEKDVVSLKMFEDLKEQLENISQEVTLLKEKQALQTVCLKGTKVNLKCFLAFPSAKTYHEASEDCISQGGTLSTPQTGDENDALYDYMRKSIGAQSEIWLGINDMAAEGRWVDMTSTSIRFKNWETEITTQPDGGKLENCATLSGVATGKWFDKRCRDKLPYVCQFMIV; this is translated from the exons ATGGAGCTCCGAGGAGTTTGCCTTCTGGTGTGCCTCTTTTCTGTGGTACAATTGACAACTCAGCAGAACATCAGACCCAAGAAAAAGCCAGAGAAAG atgttgtaaGCCTCAAAATGTTTGAAGACCTGAAGGAGCAGTTAGAGAATATCTCCCAGGAGGTGACTTTGCTAAAGGAAAAGCAAGCGCTTCAAACAG TTTGTCTGAAAGGCACCAAGGTCAACCTGAAGTGTTTCCTGGCTTTTCCCAGTGCGAAGACCTATCACGAAGCCAGCGAAGATTGCATTTCTCAAGGCGGCACCCTCAGCACTCCTCAGACAGGAGATGAAAACGACGCTCTGTACGACTACATGAGAAAGAGCATCGGGGCTCAGTCAGAGATCTGGCTCGGCATCAACGATATGGCCGCCGAAGGGAGATGGGTGGACATGACAAGTACCAGCATTCGCTTCAAGAACTGGGAAACGGAGATCACCACTCAGCCTGATGGTGGGAAACTGGAAAATTGTGCCACGTTGTCGGGGGTGGCCACTGGCAAGTGGTTTGACAAGAGGTGCAGAGATAAGTTGCCATATGTCTGCCAGTTCATGATAGTTTAA
- the CDCP1 gene encoding CUB domain-containing protein 1 produces the protein MAAGFWVAFLPLAQLLLLAAVTLQRAGAFEISLQRLDNTSVKIKPAAPGRCALVVGGNKSYSERKITSGQWLHFTFDCRTPENYWELVIERDIDCMRGPCPFGDVLLQPSGFLPFNKTFIWDVKARRLDGLELKFYPFLKQVLPGETCPDQVLYTIGTLLNTNRVNIGNFCGNGTVSRIKVQGGVIMTLKLPWNSKVGVSGFKLEGRSSIQRLCIVESTFQTEGEATLMSANYPVGLPENELVAWQFVIPFNLRARISILNYTTAKCERNFQTVEYQLPGQHPQELVPKEGQSVVLAGNFNLSMQGCKQYQQDAGAHNLHFKLFVQRPENEENVTYIVDLKKERGLNLTIFSKPTQPGSLCLICINRSKKCETNVTLVSGSSYTIVLLCKNTENVRVTAVQSTVCWNSKTCQMRPFHLVVPPFLTWLPILLETFTWKLQAPADTIIEIRSPTSKLKQHIPNQNQVCTGGYSYSINGSAPEKALRLGVFCLGGAIEKIQMKDNITVMLKTYGRRWINESLKPNLTLFFMPVIQEECVFSVIPDPKTEVYLQTPNWLEGLPPYISVYWNITVPAKQVAQLSFPKDRMGVTCVQSRANIYIQEQRPNAEETVRREDQKLPKTLDLKHHFWVNITNCKPATNQQLSMQFRVKFIQKKAGLAVIIGVVVGGIALLSTIGLLIFCAKRKKKKQENQAPAVGVYNGNVNTQLPGKQGIFKKRKKNESHIYAVIDDTMVYGHLLDESMKPENAEIGVYQPFTGPVSTAPSPPPIRKISKVPSMEEPSFTILTDSEIYTFAHRKPEELQANGDVTSSGNGNVGKSLLEENEQENSEL, from the exons GTGCCTTTGAAATCTCCCTTCAGCGTCTTGACAACACATCAGTTAAGATTAAACCTGCAGCGCCAGGAAGGTGTGCACTGGTTGTAGGAGGAAACAAGTCTTATTCCGAAAGGAAAATAACTTCTGGGCAGTGGCTTCATTTTACTTTTGATTGTCGAACGCCGGAGAATTATTGGGAATTGGTGATTGAGAGGGACATTG ATTGCATGAGAGGACCATGTCCATTTGGGGATGTTCTGCTTCAGCCTTCTGGGTTCCTGCCCTTTAACAAGACTTTCATATGGGACGTTAAAGCCAGAAGGTTAGATGGGCTTGAACTGAAGTTCTATCCGTTCTTAAAACAAGTTCTGCCTGGAGAGACTTGCCCCGACCAAGTTCTTTACACCATTGGCACCCTTCTTAATACGAACAGAGTCAACATCGGAAACTTCTGTGGAAATGGTACTGTGTCACGAATCAAGGTGCAGGGGGGAGTTATTATGACCCTGAAACTCCCATGGAACTCTAAAGTCGGTGTCTCTGGGTTTAAGCTCGAAGGCAGGTCTTCCATACAAA GATTGTGCATAGTTGAATCCACATTTCAAACAGAAGGAGAAGCAACCTTGATGTCTGCCAACTACCCGGTGGGGTTACCAGAAAATGAACTCGTGGCATGGCAATTTGTCATTCCATTCAACTTAAGGGCACGTATCTCTATCCTCAACTACACCACCGCAAAATGTGAACGGAACTTTCAGACAGTCGAGTACCAGTTACCCGGGCAGCACCCTCAAGAACTGGTGCCCAAAGAGGGGCAGTCTGTCGTTCTTGCTGGTAATTTCAACCTTTCCATGCAAGGCTGTAAGCAATATCAGCAGGATGCTGGGGCCcacaatttgcattttaaactttTTGTTCAGCGCCCTGAAAACGAAGAGA aTGTAACCTACATAGTTGAcctaaagaaagagagaggcttAAATCTTACAATATTTTCGAAGCCAACACAGCCTGGAAGTTTATGCTTGATCTGTATTAATCGTAGTAAAAAATGTGAGACCAATGTGACTTTAGTATCCGGTTCCAGTTACACTATCGTCTTACTGTGTAAAAATACAGAGAATGTGAGGGTAACTGCTGTGCAGTCCACAG TCTGTTGGAATTCCAAAACCTGCCAGATGAGACCCTTCCATCTGGTTGTACCGCCGTTTCTTACTTGGCTGCCAATCCTGCTTGAGACGTTTACGTGGAAACTCCAAGCCCCAGCAGACACCATCATAGAAATCAGGTCTCCAACCTCAAAACTTAAGCAGCATATCCCAAACCAGAATCAAGTATGCACTGGGGGTTATAGTTACTCCATTAATGGCAGCGCCCCAGAAAAGGCATTGCGACTTGGTGTCTTCTGCCTTGGTGGAGCCATTGAGAAAATTCAGATGAAAGACAACATCACTGTAATGCTTAAGACTTATGGCAGAAGGTGGATCAATGAGTCTCTGAAACCGAACCTCACGTTGTTTTTTATGCCAGTTATTCAAG AAGAGTGTGTATTCAGCGTTATTCCAGATCCAAAAACCGAAGTTTACCTGCAGACCCCTAACTGGCTGGAAGGTCTGCCGCCTTACATATCTGTGTATTGGAACATCACCGTCCCAGCCAAACAAGTTGCGCAGCTGTCGTTCCCAAAGGACCGTATGGGTGTTACTTGTGTACAGAGCCGGGCTAACATCTATATTCAGGAACAGAGACCGAATGCAGAAGAAACTGTGCGCCGCGAAGATCAGAAACTCCCTAAAACTCTAGATCTGAAGCATCATTTCTGGGTCAACATCACTAACTGTAAGCCAGCTACCAATCAACAACTGAGCATGCAATTCAGGGTGAAGTTCATTCAGAAAAAAGCAG GTTTGGCAGTCATTATTGGCGTGGTGGTTGGCGGAATTGCACTGCTATCAACTATTGGGCTCCTCATATTCTGCGCTAAGAGGAAGAA aaagaaacaggaaaaccAGGCTCCAGCCGTAGGAGTGTATAATGGTAACGTCAACACCCAGTTGCCCGGAAAGCAGGGCATattcaaaaagaggaaaaagaacgAGTCTCATATCTATGCAGTTATTGATGACACCATGGTTTATGGCCACTTGCTGGATGAGTCTATGAAACCGGAAAATGCCGAAATAGGTGTGTACCAGCCTTTTACTGGGCCAGTCAGTACGGCCCCTTCCCCGCCTCCGATCAGGAAAATATCCAAAGTGCCCAGCATGGAGGAGCCCTCTTTCACGATATTGACTGACAGTGAGATCTATACCTTTGCACATCGCAAACCAGAAGAACTCCAAGCCAATGGTGACGTGACTTCAAGTGGTAATGGAAATGTAGGCAAGTCCTTGCTTGAGGAAAACGAACAGGAAAATTCAGAGCTCTAA